A single Anopheles maculipalpis chromosome 3RL, idAnoMacuDA_375_x, whole genome shotgun sequence DNA region contains:
- the LOC126565072 gene encoding beta-1,4-galactosyltransferase 2: MITFRLSNGVYAYAAYLLLMVYFLWPGRFASLYDYIEGENIYDQLIRKTTKNISLMRNGLRCDYSEVIEENLSLYRPPYTEDIINNNVRLGGEYYPEDCLPSFSTAIIIPYRQRERQLNQFLIYMHNYLRRQRIHYRIFVIEQYDPKPFNRAKLFNIGALIAMGLDYPCLVLHDVDLMPMNLGHLYACSRKPRHMCSSLDVFRYNLPYRGLFGGAVAIESSVFLNINGMSNMFSGWGGEDDDLYGRLQNKQIEICRFSPSYSQYSMLKHRPEAPNKDRVAFLKNGKLRYHTDGLNSLVYKQVGFKLHNLFTHVLVET; the protein is encoded by the coding sequence ATGATAACGTTCCGGCTGTCCAATGGTGTGTACGCGTACGCCGCCtacctgctgctgatggtgtaCTTCCTGTGGCCTGGACGGTTCGCCAGCCTGTACGATTACATCGAGGGTGAAAACATCTACGATCAGCTGATACgcaaaacgaccaaaaacaTCTCACTGATGCGGAACGGGTTGCGGTGCGATTACAGTGAGGTTATCGAGGAAAATCTGTCCCTTTACCGGCCACCGTACACCGAGGACATCATTAACAACAATGTCCGGCTCGGCGGTGAATACTATCCGGAAGATTGTCTGCCCAGCTTTAGCACAGCTATTATCATACCGTACCGGCAGCGGGAAAGGCAGCTAAATCAGTTCCTTATCTACATGCACAACTATTTACGTCGGCAACGGATTCACTACCGGATCTTTGTGATTGAGCAGTACGATCCGAAGCCGTTCAATCGGGCCAAACTGTTCAATATCGGGGCGCTGATCGCGATGGGCCTAGACTATCCCTGTCTGGTACTGCACGACGTTGATCTGATGCCGATGAACCTTGGCCATCTGTACGCGTGCTCCCGAAAGCCACGCCACATGTGCTCGAGTCTGGATGTGTTCCGGTACAATCTACCCTACCGGGGACTGTTCGGTGGAGCGGTAGCAATCGAATCGAGCGTCTTCCTGAACATTAACGGCATGTCGAACATGTTCAGTGGATGGGGCGGTGAGGATGACGATCTGTACGGGAGGCTGCAGAACAAGCAGATCGAAATATGTCGCTTCAGTCCGTCCTACAGCCAGTACTCGATGTTGAAGCATCGGCCAGAAGCACCGAACAAGGATCGGGTAGCATTCCTGAAGAATGGCAAGCTCCGGTACCACACGGACGGATTGAATTCGCTCGTTTACAAGCAGGTCGGCTTCAAGCTGCACAACCTGTTCACGCACGTGCTGGTGGAAACTTAA
- the LOC126564556 gene encoding WD repeat-containing protein 55 homolog, with translation MRNFHSPYFRDSSDSEDDADIDVEQLDATHFLPAQIEDLLGVIEYDLDGEEVLNGVSDSATMDDTDSDDTYEEEDDSQMSDTSSGSDLVSGNKADPAKKTANGENNSSSDSDSDTEAATSNKGAKKGLDGESTSESGPSHRVIDDYDEEMEEDDVIKAIITEIKKPRSKPADIQTEDFVVDLSFHPCEDILAVGSSVGDVLLYKYSNEQNVLTATHELHTKAIRCVEFMRDGLSIISSGRERTVAVADTETGKFKRVWEGAHNEPVYSMAVLGEHLFATGDDDGEVKLWDVRQRDAVFGLRPVEDFISCILSNGQQQKYLLMTSGDGLLTTINIAQRKMYVQSEPYEEELNCMGTFKRESKLVVGTSKGNYYTFNWGQFAYHCDAFTGPKASANRMVPITEQIAVMAGEDGIIRAMHLVPGRVLGIVGQHSMAIDTMDISGSGELIATSSHDNDVRFWNIKYFEDFDGIKYNSKPDKRTLKHNLPSSQGVNAKDFFAGLNE, from the exons AT GAGGAATTTCCATTCGCCCTACTTCCGTGACTCAAGCGATAGTGAAGACGACGCCGACATTGACGTGGAGCAGCTAGATGCAACGCACTTTCTGCCTGCCCAAATTGAAGATCTTTTAGGTGTAATCGAGTACGATTTGGACGGTGAGGAAGTATTAAACGGTGTGTCCGATTCAGCAACAATGGACGATACGGACAGTGATGACACGtacgaggaggaggacgacAGTCAAATGTCCGACACTAGCTCGGGTTCCGATTTGGTCAGCGGGAACAAGGCCGATCCTGCGAAAAAGACAGCAAACGGTGAAAACAACAGTTCATCCGATTCGGATTCGGACACGGAGGCTGCCACCAGCAATAAGGGCGCAAAAAAGGGCCTAGATGGTGAAAGCACATCCGAGTCTGGTCCGTCCCATCGGGTGATTGACGATTACGATGAAGAGATGGAGGAAGATGACGTTATAAAAGCGATCATAACGGAAATTAAAAAACCACGCTCAAAACCAGCCGACATCCAGACGGAAGACTTTGTCGTGGACCTATCGTTTCATCCGTGTGAAGATATTCTTGCCGTTGGCTCGTCTGTTGGCGATGTGCTACTGtacaaatattcgaacgagcagAACGTCCTCACAGCAACGCACGAGCTGCACACGAAAGCGATCCGTTGTGTAGAGTTTATGCGCGACGGCCTCTCGATCATCTCGTCCGGCCGGGAACGTACGGTTGCGGTGGCCGACACGGAAACTGGCAAATTTAAACGGGTCTGGGAAGGGGCACACAATGAACCGGTGTACTCGATGGCAGTACTTGGTGAACATTTGTTTGCGACCGGTGATGACGACGGGGAGGTGAAGCTGTGGGATGTACGGCAGAGGGATGCCGTGTTTGGATTGCGACCGGTGGAGGACTTCATTTCGTGTATACTTTCGAACGGTCAGCAACAGAAGTATTTGCTGATGACGAGTGGTGACGGTTTGCTAACGACGATTAACATTGCTCAGCG TAAAATGTACGTTCAATCAGAACCCTACGAAGAGGAACTCAACTGCATGGGAACGTTCAAGCGCGAAAGCAAGCTTGTAGTTGGCACATCGAAAGGTAACTACTACACCTTCAACTGGGGCCAGTTCGCGTACCACTGCGATGCATTTACCGGTCCGAAAGCAAGCGCAAACCGCATGGTACCGATAACGGAACAGATAGCCGTGATGGCCGGTGAGGATGGCATTATCCGGGCGATGCATCTGGTGCCGGGCCGGGTACTCGGTATCGTCGGTCAGCATTCAATGGCCATCGATACGATGGACATCAGTGGGAGCGGTGAGCTAATAGCGACCAGCTCGCATGACAACGATGTGCGCTTCTGGAACATAAAATACTTCGAAGACTTTGACGGCATCAAGTACAACAGTAAACCGGACAAGCGAACGTTGAAGCATAACCTCCCATCATCGCAGGGTGTCAATGCAAAGGATTTCTTTGCTGGGTTAAATGAGTAG